The Fragaria vesca subsp. vesca linkage group LG2, FraVesHawaii_1.0, whole genome shotgun sequence genome includes a window with the following:
- the LOC101300502 gene encoding uncharacterized protein LOC101300502 encodes MISVLAQERLLGAAAGSIVTAIVVFDQRRSIYSSISGTKPESVAQYRRIEPLFGRKSCSELAHLWNKAVDETFRPVIESLTSSGW; translated from the exons ATGATAAGCGTTCTTGCTCAG GAGCGTCTATTGGGCGCCGCAGCTGGAAGCATAGTCACCGCAATCGTTGTATTTGATCAACGCCGAAGCATCTACAGCTCAATTTCCGGCACGAAACCTGAATCCGTTGCCCAATATCGG AGGATTGAGCCCTTATTTGGAAGGAAATCTTGCTCAGAGCTTGCACACCTCTGGAACAAAGCTGTGGATGAGACATTTCGACCAGTTATTGAGTCCCTTACTTCATCCGGATGGTAG